The Streptomyces sp. DH-12 genome has a window encoding:
- a CDS encoding MazG-like family protein produces MSEQSSSPPSPAADLWGAVEGLCGWLDASRPDDGPDRVLLRILKLSEEVGEVAQAVIGATGRNPRKGVTHTWDDVSAELCDVAVTALVALRTLTPEAPEVFAHHLKRITERSLGGRGEA; encoded by the coding sequence ATGAGCGAGCAGTCGTCCTCTCCGCCGTCTCCGGCCGCGGATCTGTGGGGGGCCGTCGAGGGGCTGTGCGGCTGGTTGGACGCCAGCCGTCCCGACGATGGTCCCGACCGGGTCCTGCTGCGGATCCTGAAGCTGTCCGAGGAAGTGGGTGAGGTGGCCCAGGCCGTGATCGGGGCGACGGGGCGGAATCCGCGGAAGGGGGTCACTCACACGTGGGACGACGTGAGCGCGGAGTTGTGCGACGTCGCCGTCACCGCTCTGGTGGCGCTGCGGACCCTCACGCCGGAGGCGCCGGAGGTTTTCGCGCATCACCTGAAGCGGATCACCGAGCGGTCGCTCGGTGGGAGGGGTGAGGCCTGA
- a CDS encoding SAM-dependent methyltransferase has protein sequence MTDPATAPGSTQQKIDTSVPHSARIWNYWLGGKDNYPVDEEAGDAYTAVFPGIVAIARGSRAFLRRTITYLAAEQGIRQFLDIGTGLPTADNTHQVAQRIAPEARIVYVDNDPMVLAHARALLYSTPEGATAYVDANVLEPERILEAAGRTLDLTRPTALILSNILGHIADYDEARSVVDRLMAALPSGSYLSVNDGSRGIDPGFERAQDAYNASGAVPYNLRTVEEITSFFDGLELVEPGVVSVQQWRPETQEPAPEIIAEHGGLARKP, from the coding sequence ATGACCGACCCCGCGACGGCACCCGGATCGACTCAGCAGAAGATCGACACCTCGGTGCCGCACTCGGCCCGCATCTGGAACTACTGGCTGGGGGGGAAGGACAACTACCCCGTCGACGAGGAGGCCGGCGACGCCTACACCGCCGTCTTCCCCGGTATCGTCGCCATCGCCCGCGGCAGCCGCGCCTTCCTGCGCCGCACCATCACGTACCTGGCCGCCGAGCAGGGCATACGCCAGTTCCTGGACATCGGCACCGGCCTCCCGACGGCCGACAACACCCACCAGGTCGCCCAGCGGATCGCGCCCGAGGCCCGGATCGTCTACGTCGACAACGACCCGATGGTCCTCGCCCACGCCCGCGCGCTGCTCTACTCCACCCCCGAGGGCGCGACGGCGTACGTCGACGCGAACGTCCTGGAGCCCGAGCGCATCCTGGAGGCCGCGGGCCGCACCCTGGACCTCACGCGTCCCACCGCGCTGATCCTCAGCAACATCCTCGGCCACATCGCCGACTACGACGAGGCGCGCTCCGTCGTCGACCGTCTGATGGCCGCCCTGCCGTCCGGCAGCTACCTGTCGGTCAACGACGGCTCGCGCGGCATCGACCCGGGCTTCGAGCGTGCCCAGGACGCCTACAACGCCAGCGGCGCGGTGCCGTACAACCTGCGGACCGTGGAGGAGATCACCTCCTTCTTCGACGGGCTCGAGCTGGTCGAGCCCGGCGTCGTGTCGGTGCAGCAGTGGCGTCCCGAGACCCAGGAGCCGGCCCCGGAGATCATCGCCGAACACGGCGGCCTGGCCCGCAAGCCCTGA
- a CDS encoding DoxX family membrane protein, which translates to MTCYDRRDLGLLLLRLGTGGVLAAHGAQKLFGWFGGGGIEGTGQFMDSIGYAPGKVSATAAGVAETGGGLLLALGLATPAAGAAAAGAMAGAAAVHAPNGFFNQEGGFEYAASLGLTAAGLAVTGPGRLSLDRVLGHSVDRGWMVPAAFAVTAAATALAVGARSRRLRKAREGQQGALFE; encoded by the coding sequence GTGACCTGTTACGACCGACGCGATCTGGGACTGCTGCTGCTCCGGCTGGGAACCGGCGGGGTGCTCGCGGCGCACGGTGCGCAGAAGCTCTTCGGCTGGTTCGGCGGTGGCGGCATCGAGGGCACCGGCCAGTTCATGGACTCCATCGGGTACGCCCCCGGCAAGGTCAGCGCCACGGCGGCCGGTGTCGCGGAGACCGGCGGCGGTCTGCTGCTGGCGCTCGGCCTCGCCACCCCGGCGGCGGGTGCGGCCGCCGCCGGGGCGATGGCGGGTGCGGCGGCGGTGCACGCGCCCAACGGCTTCTTCAACCAGGAGGGCGGTTTCGAGTACGCCGCGTCCCTGGGCCTGACGGCGGCGGGTCTCGCCGTCACGGGGCCGGGGCGGCTCTCCCTCGACCGTGTGCTGGGGCATTCGGTGGACCGGGGCTGGATGGTGCCGGCGGCCTTCGCGGTGACGGCGGCGGCCACGGCGCTGGCCGTGGGGGCGCGCAGCCGGCGGCTGCGGAAGGCGCGGGAGGGGCAGCAGGGGGCGCTGTTCGAGTGA
- a CDS encoding RidA family protein gives MTQRRAILSGSTFEERIGYARAVVDGDRVHVSGTTGFDYATMTISDDVVEQAEQCLRTIGAALAEAGCTFADVVRVRYLLPDRADFEPCWPVLRRCFGEVRPAATMMVCGLADPRMRIEIEVDARRPATAGRPAAPVSSPTG, from the coding sequence ATGACACAGCGACGTGCGATTCTGAGCGGTTCGACGTTCGAGGAGCGGATCGGTTACGCCCGTGCCGTGGTCGACGGCGACCGGGTGCACGTGTCCGGCACCACCGGCTTCGACTACGCCACCATGACGATCTCCGACGACGTGGTGGAGCAGGCCGAGCAGTGCCTGCGCACCATCGGCGCCGCGCTGGCGGAGGCGGGGTGCACCTTCGCCGACGTGGTGCGGGTGCGCTACCTGCTGCCCGACCGGGCGGACTTCGAGCCCTGCTGGCCGGTGCTGCGCCGGTGTTTCGGGGAGGTGCGGCCGGCCGCGACGATGATGGTCTGCGGTCTCGCCGATCCCCGGATGAGGATCGAGATCGAGGTGGACGCACGGCGGCCGGCCACCGCCGGCCGACCCGCCGCCCCCGTCAGCTCTCCGACGGGGTGA
- a CDS encoding family 16 glycoside hydrolase: MHARLYRHVRRSLTGLLVGAFLAGGVWGSPSAAARPDAAPRADAPPQEPGVTLRVFDVQVPLETICTLKPGQTPNVDRLEPVVDFSSTDDFGGFADDFVSQVTGNIHVPAAGSYTFRLISDDGSRLAIGDQVVVDHDGLHGAEPKDGTVELTEGMHALRIDHFERGGDQQLTLAWRPPGADGFATVPNEALSTDAGVVRVTAPGRKECEGITDSPGDGLPLNAVRPDHTLTDLRPEGFEPQVTGMDWLPDGRLLVSTWGGTDNTAGEIYALDHATGSTGPDKVKATRIAGGLKEPMGLKVVDGAVYVSQKHELTELRDSDGDGSLDRSRTVATWPYGGNFHEFAFGLLYDKGHFYLNLSVAIDYGGATTDPQPAPGRGVTVKVNKKTGKVSYLAGGLRTPNGIGWGPGGGMFVTDNQGGWLPASKLVHVRQDRFFNHYTNPAGPFDEEPVTQPVLWLPQNEIANSPSTPLHLTEGRFKGQMLFGDVTYGGLQRAYLEKVKGQYQGAVFRFTQGLEAGVNRISMGPDGAIYVGGLGADGNWGQEGKLKFGLQKLTPNGGNTFDIRTMRVRKDGFELEYTQPLSQETADDLVNRYRAEQWRYTPTRDYGGPKIAEETLEVTSAHLSADRRKVTLTIDGLKPGRVVHLRSPRPFSSASGETLWSTEAWYTLNALPGAEPAPGPVYEAEEATLTGAAGINTDHRGYSGSGFVDRYGTQGAATTFDVTVGRSGSYDVGLRYSNGPNPFQGTKSVSLYVNGHKIRQTRLRSTGDWDTWSTQRETVRLRAGHNTVAYRVDEGDTGHVNLDLVTVDRHGAPVTLFDGRGLDRWQHTDGRPVQWPAEGGAAEVCCGDIRTKDGYDDFRLHLEYWLPKLPPDVTGQDRANSGVYLQDRYEIQILDSYGDTTLAADEAGAIYQKKAPDVNAARPPETWQSYDIVFRAARYDAEGVKTSDARITVVWNGRKVHDDVVVDGPTGGGAPEGPAAAAIRLQDHGNAVRYRNIRIEPLS; the protein is encoded by the coding sequence ATGCACGCACGGCTGTACCGGCATGTCCGAAGATCTCTCACCGGCCTGCTCGTCGGCGCCTTCCTGGCAGGCGGCGTGTGGGGGTCGCCGTCGGCCGCGGCCCGGCCGGACGCCGCCCCGCGGGCCGATGCGCCGCCCCAGGAACCGGGCGTCACGCTCCGCGTGTTCGACGTGCAGGTCCCGCTCGAGACGATCTGCACCCTCAAACCCGGGCAGACCCCCAACGTCGACCGGCTGGAGCCGGTCGTCGACTTCAGCTCGACCGACGACTTCGGCGGGTTCGCCGACGACTTCGTCAGCCAGGTCACCGGCAACATCCATGTGCCGGCCGCCGGTTCGTACACCTTCCGGCTGATCAGCGACGACGGCTCACGGCTGGCGATCGGCGACCAGGTGGTGGTCGACCACGACGGGCTGCACGGGGCCGAACCCAAGGACGGCACCGTCGAACTCACCGAGGGCATGCACGCGTTGCGCATCGACCACTTCGAGCGCGGCGGCGACCAGCAGCTCACCCTGGCCTGGCGGCCGCCGGGCGCCGACGGCTTCGCCACCGTGCCGAACGAGGCGCTGAGCACCGACGCCGGCGTGGTCCGGGTGACCGCGCCGGGCCGCAAGGAGTGCGAGGGCATCACCGACTCGCCCGGCGACGGCCTGCCGCTGAACGCCGTACGCCCCGACCACACGCTCACCGACCTGCGCCCCGAGGGCTTCGAACCGCAGGTCACCGGCATGGACTGGCTGCCCGACGGCCGGCTGCTCGTGAGCACCTGGGGCGGCACCGACAACACGGCCGGCGAGATCTACGCCCTCGACCACGCCACCGGCAGCACCGGCCCGGACAAGGTGAAGGCCACGAGGATCGCCGGCGGGCTGAAGGAGCCGATGGGCCTGAAGGTCGTCGACGGCGCCGTCTACGTCTCGCAGAAGCACGAGCTGACCGAACTGCGCGACAGCGACGGCGACGGCTCCCTCGACCGGTCCCGGACCGTCGCCACCTGGCCCTACGGCGGCAACTTCCACGAGTTCGCCTTCGGACTCCTCTACGACAAGGGCCACTTCTACCTGAACCTGTCCGTCGCCATCGACTACGGCGGCGCCACCACCGACCCGCAGCCCGCACCCGGCAGGGGCGTCACCGTCAAGGTGAACAAGAAGACGGGCAAGGTCAGTTACCTGGCCGGAGGACTGCGCACGCCCAACGGCATCGGCTGGGGACCCGGCGGCGGCATGTTCGTCACCGACAACCAGGGCGGCTGGCTGCCCGCGTCCAAGCTGGTCCACGTCCGGCAGGACCGCTTCTTCAACCACTACACCAACCCCGCCGGACCCTTCGACGAGGAACCGGTGACGCAGCCGGTGCTGTGGCTGCCGCAGAACGAGATCGCCAACTCGCCCAGCACGCCCCTCCACCTGACCGAGGGACGCTTCAAGGGGCAGATGCTCTTCGGCGACGTCACCTACGGCGGTCTCCAGCGCGCCTACCTGGAGAAGGTAAAGGGCCAGTACCAGGGCGCCGTGTTCCGCTTCACCCAGGGCCTCGAGGCGGGCGTGAACCGCATCAGCATGGGCCCCGACGGCGCGATCTACGTGGGCGGCCTGGGCGCCGACGGCAACTGGGGCCAGGAGGGCAAGCTCAAGTTCGGGCTGCAGAAGCTGACGCCCAACGGCGGCAACACCTTCGACATCCGGACCATGCGGGTGCGCAAGGACGGCTTCGAGCTGGAGTACACCCAGCCCCTGTCCCAGGAGACCGCCGACGACCTGGTGAACCGCTACCGGGCCGAACAGTGGCGCTACACCCCGACCCGTGACTACGGCGGCCCCAAGATCGCCGAGGAGACCCTGGAGGTGACCTCCGCGCACCTGTCCGCCGACCGCAGGAAGGTCACCCTGACGATCGACGGCCTGAAGCCCGGCCGCGTGGTGCACCTGCGCTCCCCGCGCCCGTTCAGCTCCGCGTCCGGCGAGACCCTGTGGAGCACCGAGGCCTGGTACACCCTCAACGCCCTGCCCGGCGCCGAACCCGCGCCCGGCCCGGTGTACGAGGCGGAGGAGGCGACCCTCACCGGCGCCGCCGGCATCAACACCGACCACCGCGGCTACTCCGGCAGCGGCTTCGTCGACCGGTACGGCACCCAGGGCGCCGCCACCACCTTCGACGTCACGGTGGGCAGGAGCGGCTCCTACGACGTGGGCCTGCGCTACTCCAACGGTCCGAACCCCTTCCAGGGCACCAAGTCCGTCTCCCTGTACGTCAACGGGCACAAGATCAGGCAGACGCGTCTGCGCAGCACCGGCGACTGGGACACCTGGTCGACACAGCGGGAGACGGTGCGCCTGCGCGCCGGGCACAACACCGTCGCCTACCGGGTCGACGAGGGCGACACCGGACACGTCAACCTCGACCTCGTCACCGTCGACCGGCACGGCGCCCCGGTCACCCTGTTCGACGGCCGGGGCCTGGACCGGTGGCAGCACACCGACGGGCGCCCGGTGCAGTGGCCGGCCGAGGGCGGGGCGGCGGAGGTCTGCTGCGGCGACATCCGCACGAAGGACGGCTACGACGACTTCCGGCTGCACCTGGAGTACTGGCTGCCGAAGCTGCCCCCGGACGTCACCGGCCAGGACCGCGCCAACAGCGGCGTCTACCTCCAGGACCGCTACGAGATCCAGATCCTGGACTCCTACGGCGACACCACGCTCGCCGCCGACGAGGCGGGCGCGATCTACCAGAAGAAGGCGCCCGACGTGAACGCCGCCCGGCCGCCGGAGACCTGGCAGTCGTACGACATCGTCTTCCGCGCCGCGCGGTACGACGCCGAGGGAGTCAAGACGTCCGACGCGCGGATCACGGTGGTGTGGAACGGCAGGAAGGTCCACGACGACGTGGTGGTCGACGGACCCACGGGCGGCGGCGCGCCCGAGGGACCCGCGGCCGCGGCGATCCGTCTCCAGGACCACGGCAACGCGGTCCGGTACCGGAACATCCGTATCGAGCCGCTGAGCTGA
- a CDS encoding STAS domain-containing protein yields MHFTTRTEGAAARITVHGEIDHDTLPLLRAAAAGLPPSVTELVWDLQHARFMDVAGLHLLFEQPSPEGPSRKTTVTNLAPQPLRLLILATRVRPDLDLARLLPDTPAVLLDG; encoded by the coding sequence ATGCACTTCACCACACGGACCGAGGGCGCCGCGGCACGGATCACCGTGCACGGCGAGATCGACCACGACACCCTGCCCCTGCTCCGGGCCGCCGCTGCCGGGCTGCCGCCGAGCGTGACCGAACTGGTCTGGGACCTGCAGCACGCCCGCTTCATGGACGTCGCCGGACTCCACCTGCTGTTCGAACAGCCGTCCCCGGAGGGCCCGTCCCGCAAGACCACCGTGACCAACCTGGCGCCGCAGCCGCTGCGGCTGCTGATCCTCGCCACGAGGGTGAGGCCGGACCTCGACCTCGCCCGGCTCCTTCCCGACACGCCGGCCGTCCTGCTCGACGGCTGA
- a CDS encoding VOC family protein has protein sequence MITTDFAPGSPCMLDLGVPDVPAAASFYGAVLGWDFEPMGEGADGGMFRKDGKMVAGLGRLTEEGARPAWMIYYTVADADATTRAVENGGGTVRVAPLDLDEWGRMAQYSDPLGGQFAVWQPGESKGVDLVDEPGSLCWTELYTSDAAGARRFYGDVLGWRFTDMPMPGDEGTYTMITPAGLPDERMHGGLMEVGEDALSLAGGRPYWHPVFAVADCDAAVARVEENGGSVQMGPVDAEGVGRMALCLDPFRADFVLLTPSES, from the coding sequence GTGATCACCACTGACTTCGCCCCCGGCTCACCCTGCATGCTCGACCTCGGCGTCCCCGACGTCCCGGCCGCCGCCTCGTTCTACGGCGCGGTCCTCGGCTGGGACTTCGAGCCGATGGGGGAGGGCGCCGACGGCGGCATGTTCCGCAAGGACGGCAAGATGGTCGCCGGCCTCGGCAGGCTCACCGAGGAGGGCGCCCGGCCGGCCTGGATGATCTACTACACGGTCGCCGACGCGGACGCCACCACCCGGGCCGTCGAGAACGGCGGCGGCACCGTGCGCGTGGCGCCGCTCGACCTCGACGAGTGGGGCCGGATGGCCCAGTACAGCGACCCGCTGGGCGGCCAGTTCGCCGTCTGGCAGCCCGGCGAGAGCAAGGGCGTCGACCTGGTCGACGAGCCCGGTTCCCTGTGCTGGACCGAGCTGTACACGAGCGACGCGGCCGGGGCCCGGCGGTTCTACGGCGACGTCCTCGGCTGGCGCTTCACCGACATGCCGATGCCGGGCGACGAGGGCACGTACACGATGATCACCCCGGCCGGACTGCCCGACGAGCGGATGCACGGCGGCCTCATGGAGGTCGGCGAGGACGCCCTGTCCCTGGCCGGCGGGCGGCCCTACTGGCACCCGGTCTTCGCGGTCGCCGACTGCGACGCGGCCGTCGCCCGGGTCGAGGAGAACGGCGGCAGCGTGCAGATGGGCCCGGTGGACGCGGAGGGCGTCGGCCGGATGGCCCTGTGCCTCGACCCCTTCAGGGCCGACTTCGTGCTGCTCACCCCGTCGGAGAGCTGA
- a CDS encoding response regulator transcription factor, producing MRIVIAEDDALLREGLALLLRAESLDVVATAEEPGAFLAAVDAERPDVAIVDVRMPPTHTDEGITAAVEARRRLPGLAVLVLSAYVEQAFATDLLAQGSARLGYLLKERVGRVEEFLEALHRVADGGTAIDPEVVAQLFARSRHDTKLERLSPRERDVLALMAEGLGNAAIAERLVVSDGAVHKHIRNIFAKLDLPPADRTDRRVAAVLHFLEDVRRRG from the coding sequence ATGCGGATCGTGATCGCCGAGGACGACGCGCTGCTGCGCGAAGGGCTGGCGCTGCTGCTGCGCGCCGAGTCCCTGGACGTGGTGGCGACGGCGGAGGAGCCCGGCGCCTTCCTCGCCGCCGTCGACGCGGAACGGCCGGACGTCGCCATCGTCGACGTACGCATGCCGCCCACCCACACCGACGAGGGGATCACCGCCGCCGTCGAGGCGCGGCGGCGTCTGCCCGGCCTCGCGGTGCTCGTGCTGTCCGCCTACGTCGAGCAGGCCTTCGCCACCGACCTGCTCGCGCAGGGCAGCGCCCGGCTCGGCTATCTGCTGAAGGAGCGGGTGGGGCGGGTCGAGGAGTTCCTGGAGGCGCTGCACCGGGTGGCGGACGGAGGCACGGCCATCGACCCGGAGGTCGTCGCCCAACTGTTCGCCCGCAGCAGGCACGACACCAAGCTGGAGCGGCTGAGCCCCCGTGAGCGCGACGTGCTCGCGCTGATGGCGGAGGGGCTGGGCAACGCGGCCATCGCGGAACGGCTCGTCGTGAGCGACGGGGCCGTGCACAAGCACATCCGCAACATCTTCGCCAAGCTCGACCTGCCGCCCGCCGACCGCACCGACCGCCGTGTGGCGGCCGTGCTGCACTTCCTCGAGGACGTCCGCCGCCGGGGCTGA
- a CDS encoding pyruvate carboxylase → MFRKVLVANRGEIAIRAFRAGYELGARTVAVFPHEDRNSLHRLKADEAYEIGQPGHPVRAYLSVEEIVRAARRADADAVYPGYGFLSENPELAKACEDAGITFVGPDARILELTGNKARAVAAAREAGVPVLGSSAPSTDVDELVRAADEIGFPVFVKAVAGGGGRGMRRVEDPAQLREAVEAASREAASAFGDPTVFLEKAVVEPRHIEVQILADGQGNVIHLFERDCSLQRRHQKVIELAPAPGLDPGLRDRICADAVRFARRIGYRNAGTVEFLLDRDGNHVFIEMNPRIQVEHTVTEEVTDVDLVQAQLRIAAGESLADLGLSQESVTLRGAALQCRITTEDPANGFRPDTGRISAYRSPGGSGIRLDGGTTHAGTEISAHFDSMLVKLTCRGRDFGAAVGRARRAVAEFRIRGVATNIPFLQAVLDDPDFQAGRITTSFIEQRPQLLTSRHSADRGTKLLTYLADVTVNKPHGERPELIDPLTKLPETPAGEPPAGSRQRLAELGPEGFARWLRESPALGVTDTTFRDAHQSLLATRVRTKDLLAVAPVVAHTLPGLLSLECWGGATYDVALRFLAEDPWERLAALREAVPNICLQMLLRGRNTVGYTPYPTEVTDAFVQEAAATGIDVFRIFDALNDVSQMRPAIDAVRATGTSVAEVALCYTSDLSDPSERLYTLDYYLRLAEQIVEAGAHVLAVKDMAGLLRAPAAAKLVSALRREFGLPVHLHTHDTAGGQLATYLAAIQAGADAVDGAVASMAGTTSQPSLSALVAATDHSERSTGLDLQAVGDLEPYWESVRKVYAPFEAGLASPTGRVYHHEIPGGQLSNLRTQAIALGLGDRFEDIEAMYAAADRMLGRLVKVTPSSKVVGDLALHLVGAGVDPREFEEQPDRFDIPDSVVGFLRGELGTPPGGWPEPFRSKALRGRAEPRPAPELSAEDREGLAKDRRPTLNRLLFPGPTREFETHRQSFGDTSVLDSKDFFYGLRPGKEYSVDLDPGVRLLIELQAVGDADERGMRTVMATLNGQLRPIQVRDRAAASDVPVTEKADRADPGHVAAPFAGVVTLAVAEGDQVEAGATVATIEAMKMEAAITAPKSGTVSRLAINRVQQVEGGDLLVELT, encoded by the coding sequence ATGTTCCGCAAGGTGCTCGTCGCCAACCGCGGCGAGATCGCGATCCGGGCGTTCCGCGCGGGCTACGAACTGGGTGCGCGCACCGTTGCCGTCTTCCCGCACGAGGACCGCAACTCGCTGCACCGGCTGAAGGCCGACGAGGCCTACGAGATCGGCCAACCGGGCCATCCGGTCCGGGCGTACCTCTCCGTCGAGGAGATCGTCCGCGCGGCACGCCGGGCGGACGCCGACGCCGTCTACCCGGGCTACGGCTTCCTGTCGGAGAACCCCGAACTCGCGAAGGCCTGCGAGGACGCGGGCATCACCTTCGTCGGCCCTGACGCCCGCATCCTGGAACTGACCGGCAACAAGGCGCGCGCGGTGGCCGCGGCCCGGGAGGCGGGCGTGCCCGTCCTCGGCTCCTCCGCGCCCTCCACCGACGTCGACGAACTCGTGCGCGCCGCCGACGAGATCGGCTTCCCCGTCTTCGTCAAGGCGGTCGCGGGCGGCGGCGGGCGCGGCATGCGCCGCGTGGAGGACCCCGCCCAGCTGCGCGAGGCCGTCGAGGCCGCGTCCCGCGAGGCCGCCTCCGCGTTCGGCGACCCCACGGTGTTCCTGGAGAAGGCCGTCGTCGAGCCCCGCCACATCGAGGTGCAGATCCTCGCCGACGGCCAGGGGAACGTCATCCACCTCTTCGAGCGCGACTGCTCCCTGCAGCGCCGCCACCAGAAGGTGATCGAGCTCGCCCCCGCGCCCGGCCTGGACCCCGGGCTGCGCGACCGGATCTGCGCCGACGCCGTGCGGTTCGCCCGGCGGATCGGCTACCGCAACGCCGGCACCGTGGAGTTCCTCCTCGACCGCGACGGCAACCACGTCTTCATCGAGATGAACCCGCGCATCCAGGTCGAGCACACGGTCACCGAGGAGGTCACCGACGTCGACCTGGTGCAGGCCCAGCTGCGCATCGCCGCCGGCGAGTCGCTCGCCGACCTCGGACTGTCGCAGGAGTCCGTCACCCTGCGTGGTGCGGCCCTGCAGTGCCGCATCACCACCGAGGACCCGGCCAACGGCTTCCGCCCGGACACCGGCCGCATCAGCGCCTACCGCTCGCCCGGCGGCTCCGGCATCCGCCTCGACGGCGGAACCACCCACGCCGGCACGGAGATCAGCGCCCACTTCGACTCCATGCTGGTCAAACTGACCTGCCGGGGACGCGACTTCGGCGCCGCGGTGGGCCGCGCCCGGCGTGCCGTGGCCGAATTCCGCATCCGCGGCGTGGCCACCAACATCCCCTTCCTGCAGGCCGTCCTGGACGACCCGGACTTCCAGGCCGGGCGGATCACCACCTCGTTCATCGAGCAGCGCCCGCAGCTGCTCACCTCCCGCCACTCCGCCGACCGCGGCACCAAGCTGCTCACCTACCTCGCCGACGTCACCGTCAACAAGCCGCACGGGGAGCGCCCCGAGCTGATCGACCCGCTGACCAAGCTGCCCGAGACGCCCGCGGGGGAGCCGCCGGCCGGTTCCAGGCAGCGCCTCGCCGAGCTGGGCCCGGAGGGCTTCGCCCGCTGGCTGCGCGAGTCGCCGGCCCTCGGCGTCACCGACACCACCTTCCGCGACGCCCACCAGTCGCTGCTCGCCACCCGGGTCCGCACCAAGGACCTGCTCGCCGTCGCCCCCGTGGTCGCGCACACCCTGCCCGGGCTGCTGTCCCTGGAGTGCTGGGGCGGCGCCACCTACGACGTCGCCCTGCGCTTCCTCGCCGAGGACCCGTGGGAGCGGCTGGCCGCCCTGCGCGAGGCCGTGCCCAACATCTGCCTCCAGATGCTGCTGCGCGGCCGCAACACCGTGGGCTACACGCCGTACCCGACGGAGGTGACCGACGCCTTCGTGCAGGAGGCGGCGGCGACCGGCATCGACGTCTTCCGCATCTTCGACGCGCTGAACGACGTCTCCCAGATGCGGCCCGCGATCGACGCCGTCCGCGCGACCGGCACGTCCGTGGCGGAGGTGGCCCTGTGCTACACCTCCGACCTGTCCGACCCGTCGGAGCGGCTCTACACGCTGGACTACTACCTGCGTCTGGCCGAGCAGATCGTCGAGGCGGGCGCGCACGTCCTGGCCGTGAAGGACATGGCGGGCCTGCTGCGGGCGCCCGCGGCGGCGAAGCTGGTGTCGGCGCTGCGCCGGGAGTTCGGCCTGCCGGTGCACCTGCACACCCACGACACCGCGGGCGGGCAGCTCGCCACCTACCTCGCCGCGATCCAGGCGGGAGCGGACGCGGTGGACGGGGCGGTGGCCTCGATGGCCGGCACCACCTCGCAGCCCTCGCTGTCGGCGCTCGTCGCGGCCACCGACCACTCCGAGCGGTCCACCGGCCTGGACCTCCAGGCGGTCGGCGACCTGGAGCCGTACTGGGAGAGCGTCCGCAAGGTCTACGCGCCGTTCGAGGCGGGCCTGGCCTCCCCGACCGGCCGCGTCTACCACCACGAGATCCCCGGCGGCCAGCTCTCCAACCTGCGCACGCAGGCGATCGCGCTGGGCCTCGGCGACCGCTTCGAGGACATCGAGGCGATGTACGCGGCCGCCGACCGGATGCTGGGCCGGCTGGTGAAGGTCACCCCGTCGTCCAAGGTGGTGGGCGACCTGGCCCTGCACCTGGTCGGCGCGGGCGTCGACCCGCGCGAGTTCGAGGAGCAGCCGGACCGCTTCGACATCCCCGACTCGGTCGTCGGCTTCCTGCGCGGCGAGCTGGGCACCCCGCCCGGCGGCTGGCCCGAGCCGTTCCGCAGCAAGGCGCTGCGCGGCCGGGCGGAGCCCAGGCCGGCCCCGGAGCTGTCCGCCGAGGACCGCGAGGGCCTGGCCAAGGACCGGCGCCCGACCCTCAACCGGCTGCTCTTCCCCGGACCGACCCGCGAGTTCGAGACGCACCGCCAGTCGTTCGGCGACACCAGTGTCCTGGACAGCAAGGACTTCTTCTACGGGCTGCGTCCCGGGAAGGAGTACAGCGTCGACCTCGATCCCGGCGTCCGGCTGCTGATCGAGCTCCAGGCGGTCGGTGACGCCGACGAGCGCGGCATGCGCACGGTGATGGCCACGCTCAACGGCCAGCTGCGGCCGATCCAGGTCCGTGACCGCGCGGCGGCCTCCGACGTGCCGGTCACGGAGAAGGCCGACCGCGCCGACCCGGGGCATGTGGCGGCGCCCTTCGCCGGCGTGGTGACCCTCGCGGTCGCCGAGGGCGACCAGGTGGAGGCGGGCGCCACGGTGGCCACCATCGAGGCGATGAAGATGGAGGCGGCCATCACGGCCCCGAAGTCCGGCACGGTGTCCCGGCTGGCGATCAACCGCGTCCAGCAGGTGGAGGGCGGCGACCTCCTGGTCGAACTCACCTGA